In Bombus fervidus isolate BK054 chromosome 13, iyBomFerv1, whole genome shotgun sequence, a single genomic region encodes these proteins:
- the Oga gene encoding O-GlcNAcase isoform X2: MAETNGAANLNTKNGNFICGVVEGFYGRPWTTEQRKDLFQKLKKWGMDSYLYAPKDDYKHRAYWRDLYTVEEAEHLTGLITAARECGITFYYALSPGLDITYSSAKEVSVLKRKLEQVSQFGCTAFALLFDDIEPEMSEPDKEVFQSFAHAQVSVTNDIFQHLGQPRFLLCPTQYCATRAMPNVASSEYLNTLGSKLAQEIDIMWTGPKVISRLLTVESIEEITEVLRRPPVIWDNLHANDYDQKRVFLGPYSGRSPDLIPKLRGVLTNPNCEYGANFIAIHTLAQWSRCNVDGKRDLSLNDTVSADIKLETETEDGVLGEDVPLTMSPNIYHPRHALKNAITDWLVEFNKKRSAWGVIAKPQPCVAPTVPIPIIPSVNTCMSLTSTTTTTTVPATPTPVNNSNHLQALAEVCSSVTTTDSYVQPATGPVMNSLVSETTVVSEPIIPSISTSVENVPSSNTLSSMEPMDCNTTPNNSPAHAAKIQTEDDAMTCSEASGSMQVEVDGTSPVVNGTQMIVENDSENHDNSDNAYQESQESIDADKRLTQEDLSLLCDLFYLPFEHGGQGIQLLQEFNWLKSNAHVVMRKSKEDETVSESDIEEWHTRAAKLNDMCNAVNRLFQRLTYCNNRELLYDLYSYVWDMRGVVSLLNSYVKWLAFGRFPSTMTTFTQGSYTWFSNGWKETFMSGEQEPWVFRGGLTADLQRLIPVDSGNDLFVYKAPEVPSSKIYTIRPYLASDEDAVYDVCNKICGCVGSSAVADRLVGGYITLSPELCMVVEDENEIVGYALAALNVKSYYQKLSISWIPELRMKYPLEDNINELPQDVQDAIQYFHSFVADVPEQLCRQHPSKLLCAVLPSVTDQSVPKRIITCILAALRANGSFGVHTTMSNTDKESHEFYSKLGFVDLNPAHEEHPGIKTMCRSF, encoded by the exons ATGTGGTATCACGTTTTATTATGCATTATCACCAGGATTGGATATCACTTATTCAAGTGCAAAGGAAGTTAgtgtattaaaaagaaaattagagCAAGTTAGCCAGTTTGGCTGTACTGCATTCGCATTATTATTTGATGATATAGAGCCAGAAATGAGTGAACCAGATAAAGAAGTATTTCAATCTTTTGCTCATGCACAA GTTTCTGTtacaaatgatatttttcaacatCTCGGCCAACCTAGATTTTTATTGTGTCCAACACAATATTGTGCAACTCGGGCAATGCCAAATGTAGCATCTTCAGAGTATCTTAACACACTTGGTAGTAAATTGGCTCAAGAAATTGATATAATGTGGACTGGTCCTAAAGTAATATCCAGACTTCTAACTGTTGAGTCCATTGAAGAGATTACAGAAGTTCTGAGGAGGCCACCAGTCATATGGGATAATTTACATGCCAATGATTATGATCAGAAACGAGTATTCTTAGGACCATATTCTGGTAGATCTCCTGACCTGATTCCTAAACTCAGAGGTGTTTTAACCAATCCTAATTGTGAATATGGAGCAAATTTTATAGCAATTCATACATTAGCTCAATGGAGTAGATGTAATGTTGATGGGAAAAGGGATTTAAGTTTGA ATGACACTGTATCAGCTGACATAAAATTGGAGACTGAAACAGAGGATGGTGTGCTTGGTGAAGATGTTCCTTTAACAATGTCTCCAAATATATATCATCCTCGGCACGCTTTGAAAAATGCTATTACCGATTGGTTAGTGGAATTTAACAAAAAACGGTCTGCATGGGGTGTCATAGCGAAACCACAGCCATGTGTTGCTCCAACCGTACCAATTCCAATAATTCCCTCTGTAAATACATGTATGAGTCTCACATCCACGACAACTACAACTACCGTTCCTGCAACACCGACGCCAGTAAATAATTCCAATCATCTTCAAGCATTAGCTGAGGTTTGCTCAAGTGTGACAACTACTGACAGCTACGTACAACCTGCCACTGGTCCCGTCATGAATTCTTTGGTATCTGAAACGACTGTTGTTAGTGAACCTATTATTCCATCAATTTCTACTAGTGTGGAAAATGTACCAAGTTCAAATACTTTGTCATCCATGGAACCAATGGATTGTAATACAACACCTAATAATTCTCCAGCACATGCAGCCAAGATTCAAACAGAGGATGATGCTATG ACATGTAGTGAAGCCTCTGGCAGTATGCAAGTAGAAGTGGATGGCACCTCCCCTGTTGTAAATGGTACTCAGATGATCGTTGAAAATGACAGTGAAAATCATGATAATAGTGATAACGCATATCAAGAGTCTCAAGAATCGATAGATGCCGACAAGCGATTGACGCAAGAAGATTTATCGCTGTTATGCGATCTTTTCTATCTGCCATTTGAACACGGTGGTCAAGGCATTCAATTACTGCAAGAGTTTAATTGGTTGAAAAGTAATGCTCACGTCGTTATGAGAAAATCAAAAGAGGATGAAACTGTATCAGAATCTGAT atcGAAGAATGGCACACGCGAGCAGCTAAGTTAAACGATATGTGTAATGCCGTAAATAGACTATTTCAGAGGCTTACATATTGTAATAATCGTGAGTTACTGTATGATCTGTATTCGTATGTGTGGGACATGCGAGGAGTCGTGTCTCTCTTAAACAGTTACGTGAAATGGTTGG CGTTTGGCAGATTCCCGTCGACGATGACAACGTTTACCCAGGGAAGCTACACAT GGTTCTCGAATGGctggaaagaaacttttatgaGTGGAGAACAAGAACCATGGGTATTCCGTGGAGGACTTACGGCTGATCTACAG agATTAATTCCAGTGGATAGTGGTAATGACTTATTTGTTTATAAAGCACCAGAAGTGCCCAGTAGTAAAATCTATACAATTAGACCTTATTTAGCAAGTGACGAAGATGCAGTTTATGATGTGTGCAATAAAATATGTGGCTGTGTGGGATCATCTGCAGTTGCAGATCg GTTGGTAGGCGGTTACATAACTTTGAGTCCAGAATTGTGTATGGTTGTCGAAGATGAGAATGAAATAGTGGGTTACGCACTGGCTGCCTTAAATGTAAAGTCTTATTATCAAAAGTTATCTATTTCTTGGATTCCTGAGTTACGAATGAAATATCCATTAGAGgataatattaatgaattacCACAGGATGTTCAG gaTGCCATACAGTATTTCCACTCATTTGTTGCGGATGTACCTGAACAATTGTGCAGACAGCATCCGTCAAAGCTGTTATGTGCGGTGTTACCAAGTGTTACAGACCAATCTGTCcctaaaagaataattacgTGTATTCTTGCCGCTTTAAGAGCGAATG GTTCGTTCGGTGTACATACTACAATGTCAAATACAGACAAGGAGTCTCACGAGTTTTACAGTAAATTAGGCTTTGTCGACTTAAATCCAGCGCACGAAGAACATCCCGGAATCAAGACTATGTGTAGAAGTTTCTAA
- the Oga gene encoding O-GlcNAcase isoform X1, with the protein MAETNGAANLNTKNGNFICGVVEGFYGRPWTTEQRKDLFQKLKKWGMDSYLYAPKDDYKHRAYWRDLYTVEEAEHLTGLITAARECGITFYYALSPGLDITYSSAKEVSVLKRKLEQVSQFGCTAFALLFDDIEPEMSEPDKEVFQSFAHAQVSVTNDIFQHLGQPRFLLCPTQYCATRAMPNVASSEYLNTLGSKLAQEIDIMWTGPKVISRLLTVESIEEITEVLRRPPVIWDNLHANDYDQKRVFLGPYSGRSPDLIPKLRGVLTNPNCEYGANFIAIHTLAQWSRCNVDGKRDLSLNDTVSADIKLETETEDGVLGEDVPLTMSPNIYHPRHALKNAITDWLVEFNKKRSAWGVIAKPQPCVAPTVPIPIIPSVNTCMSLTSTTTTTTVPATPTPVNNSNHLQALAEVCSSVTTTDSYVQPATGPVMNSLVSETTVVSEPIIPSISTSVENVPSSNTLSSMEPMDCNTTPNNSPAHAAKIQTEDDAMVENTSTCSEASGSMQVEVDGTSPVVNGTQMIVENDSENHDNSDNAYQESQESIDADKRLTQEDLSLLCDLFYLPFEHGGQGIQLLQEFNWLKSNAHVVMRKSKEDETVSESDIEEWHTRAAKLNDMCNAVNRLFQRLTYCNNRELLYDLYSYVWDMRGVVSLLNSYVKWLAFGRFPSTMTTFTQGSYTWFSNGWKETFMSGEQEPWVFRGGLTADLQRLIPVDSGNDLFVYKAPEVPSSKIYTIRPYLASDEDAVYDVCNKICGCVGSSAVADRLVGGYITLSPELCMVVEDENEIVGYALAALNVKSYYQKLSISWIPELRMKYPLEDNINELPQDVQDAIQYFHSFVADVPEQLCRQHPSKLLCAVLPSVTDQSVPKRIITCILAALRANGSFGVHTTMSNTDKESHEFYSKLGFVDLNPAHEEHPGIKTMCRSF; encoded by the exons ATGTGGTATCACGTTTTATTATGCATTATCACCAGGATTGGATATCACTTATTCAAGTGCAAAGGAAGTTAgtgtattaaaaagaaaattagagCAAGTTAGCCAGTTTGGCTGTACTGCATTCGCATTATTATTTGATGATATAGAGCCAGAAATGAGTGAACCAGATAAAGAAGTATTTCAATCTTTTGCTCATGCACAA GTTTCTGTtacaaatgatatttttcaacatCTCGGCCAACCTAGATTTTTATTGTGTCCAACACAATATTGTGCAACTCGGGCAATGCCAAATGTAGCATCTTCAGAGTATCTTAACACACTTGGTAGTAAATTGGCTCAAGAAATTGATATAATGTGGACTGGTCCTAAAGTAATATCCAGACTTCTAACTGTTGAGTCCATTGAAGAGATTACAGAAGTTCTGAGGAGGCCACCAGTCATATGGGATAATTTACATGCCAATGATTATGATCAGAAACGAGTATTCTTAGGACCATATTCTGGTAGATCTCCTGACCTGATTCCTAAACTCAGAGGTGTTTTAACCAATCCTAATTGTGAATATGGAGCAAATTTTATAGCAATTCATACATTAGCTCAATGGAGTAGATGTAATGTTGATGGGAAAAGGGATTTAAGTTTGA ATGACACTGTATCAGCTGACATAAAATTGGAGACTGAAACAGAGGATGGTGTGCTTGGTGAAGATGTTCCTTTAACAATGTCTCCAAATATATATCATCCTCGGCACGCTTTGAAAAATGCTATTACCGATTGGTTAGTGGAATTTAACAAAAAACGGTCTGCATGGGGTGTCATAGCGAAACCACAGCCATGTGTTGCTCCAACCGTACCAATTCCAATAATTCCCTCTGTAAATACATGTATGAGTCTCACATCCACGACAACTACAACTACCGTTCCTGCAACACCGACGCCAGTAAATAATTCCAATCATCTTCAAGCATTAGCTGAGGTTTGCTCAAGTGTGACAACTACTGACAGCTACGTACAACCTGCCACTGGTCCCGTCATGAATTCTTTGGTATCTGAAACGACTGTTGTTAGTGAACCTATTATTCCATCAATTTCTACTAGTGTGGAAAATGTACCAAGTTCAAATACTTTGTCATCCATGGAACCAATGGATTGTAATACAACACCTAATAATTCTCCAGCACATGCAGCCAAGATTCAAACAGAGGATGATGCTATGGTAGAAAATACTTCT ACATGTAGTGAAGCCTCTGGCAGTATGCAAGTAGAAGTGGATGGCACCTCCCCTGTTGTAAATGGTACTCAGATGATCGTTGAAAATGACAGTGAAAATCATGATAATAGTGATAACGCATATCAAGAGTCTCAAGAATCGATAGATGCCGACAAGCGATTGACGCAAGAAGATTTATCGCTGTTATGCGATCTTTTCTATCTGCCATTTGAACACGGTGGTCAAGGCATTCAATTACTGCAAGAGTTTAATTGGTTGAAAAGTAATGCTCACGTCGTTATGAGAAAATCAAAAGAGGATGAAACTGTATCAGAATCTGAT atcGAAGAATGGCACACGCGAGCAGCTAAGTTAAACGATATGTGTAATGCCGTAAATAGACTATTTCAGAGGCTTACATATTGTAATAATCGTGAGTTACTGTATGATCTGTATTCGTATGTGTGGGACATGCGAGGAGTCGTGTCTCTCTTAAACAGTTACGTGAAATGGTTGG CGTTTGGCAGATTCCCGTCGACGATGACAACGTTTACCCAGGGAAGCTACACAT GGTTCTCGAATGGctggaaagaaacttttatgaGTGGAGAACAAGAACCATGGGTATTCCGTGGAGGACTTACGGCTGATCTACAG agATTAATTCCAGTGGATAGTGGTAATGACTTATTTGTTTATAAAGCACCAGAAGTGCCCAGTAGTAAAATCTATACAATTAGACCTTATTTAGCAAGTGACGAAGATGCAGTTTATGATGTGTGCAATAAAATATGTGGCTGTGTGGGATCATCTGCAGTTGCAGATCg GTTGGTAGGCGGTTACATAACTTTGAGTCCAGAATTGTGTATGGTTGTCGAAGATGAGAATGAAATAGTGGGTTACGCACTGGCTGCCTTAAATGTAAAGTCTTATTATCAAAAGTTATCTATTTCTTGGATTCCTGAGTTACGAATGAAATATCCATTAGAGgataatattaatgaattacCACAGGATGTTCAG gaTGCCATACAGTATTTCCACTCATTTGTTGCGGATGTACCTGAACAATTGTGCAGACAGCATCCGTCAAAGCTGTTATGTGCGGTGTTACCAAGTGTTACAGACCAATCTGTCcctaaaagaataattacgTGTATTCTTGCCGCTTTAAGAGCGAATG GTTCGTTCGGTGTACATACTACAATGTCAAATACAGACAAGGAGTCTCACGAGTTTTACAGTAAATTAGGCTTTGTCGACTTAAATCCAGCGCACGAAGAACATCCCGGAATCAAGACTATGTGTAGAAGTTTCTAA
- the Oga gene encoding O-GlcNAcase isoform X3 yields MAETNGAANLNTKNGNFICGVVEGFYGRPWTTEQRKDLFQKLKKWGMDSYLYAPKDDYKHRAYWRDLYTVEEAEHLTGLITAARECGITFYYALSPGLDITYSSAKEVSVLKRKLEQVSQFGCTAFALLFDDIEPEMSEPDKEVFQSFAHAQVSVTNDIFQHLGQPRFLLCPTQYCATRAMPNVASSEYLNTLGSKLAQEIDIMWTGPKVISRLLTVESIEEITEVLRRPPVIWDNLHANDYDQKRVFLGPYSGRSPDLIPKLRGVLTNPNCEYGANFIAIHTLAQWSRCNVDGKRDLSLNDTVSADIKLETETEDGVLGEDVPLTMSPNIYHPRHALKNAITDWLVEFNKKRSAWGVIAKPQPCVAPTVPIPIIPSVNTCMSLTSTTTTTTVPATPTPVNNSNHLQALAEVCSSVTTTDSYVQPATGPVMNSLVSETTVVSEPIIPSISTSVENVPSSNTLSSMEPMDCNTTPNNSPAHAAKIQTEDDAMVENTSTCSEASGSMQVEVDGTSPVVNGTQMIVENDSENHDNSDNAYQESQESIDADKRLTQEDLSLLCDLFYLPFEHGGQGIQLLQEFNWLKSNAHVVMRKSKEDETVSESDIEEWHTRAAKLNDMCNAVNRLFQRLTYCNNRELLYDLYSYVWDMRGVVSLLNSYVKWLGFSNGWKETFMSGEQEPWVFRGGLTADLQRLIPVDSGNDLFVYKAPEVPSSKIYTIRPYLASDEDAVYDVCNKICGCVGSSAVADRLVGGYITLSPELCMVVEDENEIVGYALAALNVKSYYQKLSISWIPELRMKYPLEDNINELPQDVQDAIQYFHSFVADVPEQLCRQHPSKLLCAVLPSVTDQSVPKRIITCILAALRANGSFGVHTTMSNTDKESHEFYSKLGFVDLNPAHEEHPGIKTMCRSF; encoded by the exons ATGTGGTATCACGTTTTATTATGCATTATCACCAGGATTGGATATCACTTATTCAAGTGCAAAGGAAGTTAgtgtattaaaaagaaaattagagCAAGTTAGCCAGTTTGGCTGTACTGCATTCGCATTATTATTTGATGATATAGAGCCAGAAATGAGTGAACCAGATAAAGAAGTATTTCAATCTTTTGCTCATGCACAA GTTTCTGTtacaaatgatatttttcaacatCTCGGCCAACCTAGATTTTTATTGTGTCCAACACAATATTGTGCAACTCGGGCAATGCCAAATGTAGCATCTTCAGAGTATCTTAACACACTTGGTAGTAAATTGGCTCAAGAAATTGATATAATGTGGACTGGTCCTAAAGTAATATCCAGACTTCTAACTGTTGAGTCCATTGAAGAGATTACAGAAGTTCTGAGGAGGCCACCAGTCATATGGGATAATTTACATGCCAATGATTATGATCAGAAACGAGTATTCTTAGGACCATATTCTGGTAGATCTCCTGACCTGATTCCTAAACTCAGAGGTGTTTTAACCAATCCTAATTGTGAATATGGAGCAAATTTTATAGCAATTCATACATTAGCTCAATGGAGTAGATGTAATGTTGATGGGAAAAGGGATTTAAGTTTGA ATGACACTGTATCAGCTGACATAAAATTGGAGACTGAAACAGAGGATGGTGTGCTTGGTGAAGATGTTCCTTTAACAATGTCTCCAAATATATATCATCCTCGGCACGCTTTGAAAAATGCTATTACCGATTGGTTAGTGGAATTTAACAAAAAACGGTCTGCATGGGGTGTCATAGCGAAACCACAGCCATGTGTTGCTCCAACCGTACCAATTCCAATAATTCCCTCTGTAAATACATGTATGAGTCTCACATCCACGACAACTACAACTACCGTTCCTGCAACACCGACGCCAGTAAATAATTCCAATCATCTTCAAGCATTAGCTGAGGTTTGCTCAAGTGTGACAACTACTGACAGCTACGTACAACCTGCCACTGGTCCCGTCATGAATTCTTTGGTATCTGAAACGACTGTTGTTAGTGAACCTATTATTCCATCAATTTCTACTAGTGTGGAAAATGTACCAAGTTCAAATACTTTGTCATCCATGGAACCAATGGATTGTAATACAACACCTAATAATTCTCCAGCACATGCAGCCAAGATTCAAACAGAGGATGATGCTATGGTAGAAAATACTTCT ACATGTAGTGAAGCCTCTGGCAGTATGCAAGTAGAAGTGGATGGCACCTCCCCTGTTGTAAATGGTACTCAGATGATCGTTGAAAATGACAGTGAAAATCATGATAATAGTGATAACGCATATCAAGAGTCTCAAGAATCGATAGATGCCGACAAGCGATTGACGCAAGAAGATTTATCGCTGTTATGCGATCTTTTCTATCTGCCATTTGAACACGGTGGTCAAGGCATTCAATTACTGCAAGAGTTTAATTGGTTGAAAAGTAATGCTCACGTCGTTATGAGAAAATCAAAAGAGGATGAAACTGTATCAGAATCTGAT atcGAAGAATGGCACACGCGAGCAGCTAAGTTAAACGATATGTGTAATGCCGTAAATAGACTATTTCAGAGGCTTACATATTGTAATAATCGTGAGTTACTGTATGATCTGTATTCGTATGTGTGGGACATGCGAGGAGTCGTGTCTCTCTTAAACAGTTACGTGAAATGGTTGG GGTTCTCGAATGGctggaaagaaacttttatgaGTGGAGAACAAGAACCATGGGTATTCCGTGGAGGACTTACGGCTGATCTACAG agATTAATTCCAGTGGATAGTGGTAATGACTTATTTGTTTATAAAGCACCAGAAGTGCCCAGTAGTAAAATCTATACAATTAGACCTTATTTAGCAAGTGACGAAGATGCAGTTTATGATGTGTGCAATAAAATATGTGGCTGTGTGGGATCATCTGCAGTTGCAGATCg GTTGGTAGGCGGTTACATAACTTTGAGTCCAGAATTGTGTATGGTTGTCGAAGATGAGAATGAAATAGTGGGTTACGCACTGGCTGCCTTAAATGTAAAGTCTTATTATCAAAAGTTATCTATTTCTTGGATTCCTGAGTTACGAATGAAATATCCATTAGAGgataatattaatgaattacCACAGGATGTTCAG gaTGCCATACAGTATTTCCACTCATTTGTTGCGGATGTACCTGAACAATTGTGCAGACAGCATCCGTCAAAGCTGTTATGTGCGGTGTTACCAAGTGTTACAGACCAATCTGTCcctaaaagaataattacgTGTATTCTTGCCGCTTTAAGAGCGAATG GTTCGTTCGGTGTACATACTACAATGTCAAATACAGACAAGGAGTCTCACGAGTTTTACAGTAAATTAGGCTTTGTCGACTTAAATCCAGCGCACGAAGAACATCCCGGAATCAAGACTATGTGTAGAAGTTTCTAA
- the LOC139993838 gene encoding uncharacterized protein — protein MSDLARDLLTQYYGLGAESNSKRCLSINHCIQNIKNEEEKQVTEQTSLTTKEENVSDVESQKDEDENRKLSIANELYARSSRVLNSMEDAYNDDETFDLKDIDFGPNIMCNIFENTLHEQSANDSPSDCIEQNIEDLGRIINKVKDTKKNDLKLTFIEDTFPDDSEASSTTMKESRKSSKSTLSLPPLALKKEPVYDEIFVDFSNMNLKQFPTEILNNFPHLRMLYLSNNGLIEIPDEVFSCLMYLEWLDVRNNQLSSLPASIKGHMCLETILLQGNRVENLPLELCTLPNLKTLQVTQNPLVTPPKDIVASGCAAILKFLRIEWNNAHPGERVEAKENKIGPTLSTILCYQSPRKNKKKIVPLKNTISNRNVSTREKRKSYKPSNRCENKGANIAVEHRLLWFSKLRELFARQTALLQKIKDENVLKEWRRDKRSYSKAMEKAMKRNADDIPFGFDVGDYDSIFKQSSKLKNLGSRKKDKLKFIPPADINKKINELLESLSKLEVNATEEITPRTKQNLFKNDIKKILQFQSEIQDLRKYNDVATIPLKN, from the exons ATGTCCGATTTGGCTAGAGATTTATTAACCCAATATTACGGACTCGGTGCAGAATCGAATAGCAAAAGATGTTTGTCGATTAATCATTGTATTCAAAACATAAAGAACGAAGAGGAGAAACAAGTTACTGAACAAACCTCCTTAACCACCAAGGAAGAAAATGTGTCCGATGTAGAGTCTCAG AAAGACGAAGATGAAAACCGGAAACTAAGTATTGCGAACGAATTGTACGCACGATCTTCGCGAGTTTTAAACAGCATGGAAGATGCATACAATGATGATGAAACTTTCGATTTGAAAGATATCGATTTTGGGCCGAATATTATGTgcaatattttcgaaaatacgCTACATGAGCAATCAGCAAACGATAGCCCTTCGGATTGTATTGAACAGAATATCGAAGATCTAG gaagaataataaacaaagtaaaggatacaaagaaaaatgatttaaaattaacattcATCGAGGATACTTTTCCGGATGATTCAGAAGCTTCTTCCACAACAATGAAAGAATCGCGAAAATCTTCAAAGAGTACTCTAAGTTTACCACCATTAGCGCTAAAAAAGGAACCCGTATACGATGAAATATTCGTAGACTTTTCAAATATGaacttgaaacaatttcccaCGGAAATATTGAACAACTTTCCGCATTTAAGG aTGTTGTATTTGTCAAACAATGGTTTGATCGAAATTCCTGACGAAGTTTTCAGTTGTTTAATGTACTTGGAGTGGTTAGATGTCAGAAATAATCAACTTTCTTCTCTCCCAGCTAGTATCAAAGGGCACATGTGCTTAGAAACGATTCTACTTCAAGGAAACAGAGTGGAAAATCTACCGTTGGAACTTT GCACCTTGCCTAATTTGAAGACCCTTCAAGTGACACAGAACCCGCTTGTCACACCGCCGAAAGATATCGTGGCTTCTGGTTGCGCggctattttgaaatttttacgaatagaATGGAATAATGCGCATCCCGGGGAACGGGTAGAAGCCAAGGAAA ACAAAATCGGACCAACGTTGTCGACGATTCTATGTTATCAATCTCcacgaaagaataaaaagaaaattgtaccATTGAAGAACACTATTTCTAACAGGAACGTATCTACAAGAGAAAAACGTAAATCGTATAAGCCCAGTAACAG ATGTGAAAATAAAGGTGCAAACATTGCAGTAGAACATCGTTTGCTATGGTTCTCCAAGCTAAGAGAATTGTTTGCCAGACAAACAGCACTACTTCAAAAGATAAA GgatgaaaatgttttaaaagaaTGGAGACGGGATAAAAGGAGTTATAGCAAAGCTATGGAAAAGGCAATGAAAAGAAACGCAG aTGATATTCCATTTGGTTTCGATGTCGGTGACTATGATTCCATATTCAAACAAAGTTCCAAACTG aaaaatttgggATCAAGAAAAAAGGACAAGCTAAAATTTATACCACCAGC AGACATTAATAAAAAGATCAACGAGCTGTTAGAATCCTTAAGTAAACTTGAAGTAAATGCTACGGAGGAAATAACTCCTAGAACCAAACAGAACTtgtttaaaaatgatataaaaaag ATATTACAATTTCAAAGCGAAATTCAGGATTTGCGGAAATACAATGACGTCGCAACGATaccattgaaaaattaa